One Punica granatum isolate Tunisia-2019 chromosome 3, ASM765513v2, whole genome shotgun sequence genomic window carries:
- the LOC116198579 gene encoding S-norcoclaurine synthase 1-like: MFGEMSHEVEVQVPASEAWDLFGTLRIGKLVANLKQLLHGVELVHGDGGVGTIFELTFAPGVSALTSYKEKYTKVDNENRVKEAEVIEGGFLDLGFTLYLVRFQVFEKGQSSCSVKSTIEYELPDELAASASLVSIEPFVMVLDLAKEHLLSLHGNNKAGPVS, from the exons ATGTTTGGGGAGATGTCGCATGAGGTGGAGGTTCAAGTGCCGGCCTCCGAGGCCTGGGACCTCTTCGGCACTCTCCGCATAGGAAAGCTCGTCGCCAACCTCAAGCAGCTGCTTCACGGTGTCGAACTCGTCCATGGCGACGGTGGAGTGGGCACCATCTTTGAGCTGACCTTCGCTCCCG GAGTTTCGGCATTAACATCTTACAAGGAGAAGTACACCAAGGTCGACAATGAGAATCGAGTCAAGGAGGCGGAAGTGATCGAAGGAGGGTTCCTGGACTTGGGATTCACCCTGTACCTGGTCCGCTTCCAGGTCTTCGAGAAAGGTCAGTCCTCCTGCTCCGTCAAATCCACTATCGAGTATGAACTCCCCGACGAGCTGGCTGCTAGTGCCTCTCTGGTCAGCATTGAACCGTTCGTGATGGTCCTAGATCTCGCCAAGGAACATCTCCTGAGCCTCCATGGCAACAACAAGGCCGGGCCAGTCAGTTAA